CCTCTTTTGTCATTGAGTCAATAAGGTTTTCTTCTCTAGATTTAGTAATTTTAGTAAGTTTCTGTTCTAGACACAATAATTTACTATAACCAAAGATGTGCAATTTCAtctaaagagaagaagaaatgtGCTTTTTCATGGAAAATTAATTCTTACACATGGAACTTAGGTATGAATTATGCTGTCATCAGTGATAGCCTGATTGTTGGGTCACAACCTCAAACTCCTGGAGATATCGATCATTTGAAAAATGAAGAGAATGTTGCCTGCATTCTTTGTTTGCAGCAGGACAAGGACATCGAATACTGGGGTATTGATTTCCCAGCTATTCTCAGCAGGTGCAAAGAACTTGGCATTCAGCATATCAGAAGACCGGTGAGCTTATTTAACCATTAAGCCTATACCATTTTATCTgtttaattttcttttgaattccTGATATTGTAAAGAAAACTAGATCGGTGTCTTTTATTGTTCTTTCTACATATGAAGTGTGGCATACATTCATATCATTTGCCCTCTTGCGCATGCTTACAATTGCTTGGTTTGCAGGCAGTTGACTTTGACCCGGATTCCTTGAGGTCACAATTGCCAAAGGCAGTTTCCGCATTAGAGTGGGCTATATCGCAGTGCAAAGGGCGGGTTTATGTCCATTGCACTGCTGGACTTGGGAGGGCTCCGGCAGTCGCAATTGCATACATGTTTTGGTTCAAGGATATGGATGTAAGTTTGTTTCATCTCCTTGTATACACACGGTGGTAGAAAATTAGGTGCTCATTTATCTGTCACATGCAGCTTAACACAGCCTACAAAAAGCTGACCTCCATAAGGCCCTGTGGGCCCAATAAGAGAGCCATTCGTGCTGCCACCTATGATCTAGCTAAGAAGGATGATCCATGTAAAGAGCCTTTTGAGAATCTACCAGAGAATGCTTTCGAGGGCATTGCGGACTGGGAGAAGAAGATAATTCATGACCGGATACGTGCTCTTCGTGAAGCATGAGTTGAAAAAGGAAACCTTGACAATAGCCTCTTTCAGGTGTGTTTCCACATGCTGCATTACAATTTATCCAACTTTCCTACACTGATCTCAGGGT
This genomic interval from Panicum virgatum strain AP13 chromosome 8K, P.virgatum_v5, whole genome shotgun sequence contains the following:
- the LOC120643472 gene encoding phosphoglucan phosphatase LSF2, chloroplastic-like codes for the protein MATTARLPASSCSLATGSITTRSRRATMAAVGCAPGGSNTHRRSMGLFLCRSSSSTAGAQGGRRMEDYNTAMKRMMRNPYEYHHDLGMNYAVISDSLIVGSQPQTPGDIDHLKNEENVACILCLQQDKDIEYWGIDFPAILSRCKELGIQHIRRPAVDFDPDSLRSQLPKAVSALEWAISQCKGRVYVHCTAGLGRAPAVAIAYMFWFKDMDLNTAYKKLTSIRPCGPNKRAIRAATYDLAKKDDPCKEPFENLPENAFEGIADWEKKIIHDRIRALREA